A window of Desulfurobacteriaceae bacterium genomic DNA:
TTAAACAGTTATCTTTGATAGTACACCCATGAAGCTTAACAGCATGTCCAACGGTTACATAGTCTCCAATAACCGTTGGGTGGATTTTGTTTGTTACGTGTACTACTGTACCATCTTGGATAGATGTACACTTCCCTACACGAATGTAGTTAACATCTCCTCTTAAGATTGCTTTAAACCAAATACTGCTATCGTCTCCAATTTCAACATCTCCGATTACCACAGCATCTTCTGCTATAAAAACTCTTTCTCCGATTTTTGGTTTTAAGTTTTTAAAAGGTTTAATCAAGGTCTACCTCCAAAAAAGTTTTACTTCCATTTTATCACCTTCTTTTTGTTAAAATTCGCTAAACTCTTTGGAGGACTTACGATGCCACTCCTTGCCCCTTCTATACTCTCTGCAAACTTTGCCAATCTTGAAAAGGACATAGAGGAAGCAAAAGCGGCTGGTGCAGATCTGCTCCACGTTGACGTGATGGACGGAAGGTTTGTCCCTAATATAACTATTGGTCCTTGTGTTGTTGAATCCATAAGAAAAATAACAGACCTTCCTTTAGACGTTCACCTAATGATAGTAGAACCTGAAAAGTACATAACGGACTTTGCAAAAGCCGGAGCCGACTGGATATCTTTCCACTTTGAGGCAGCAGTCCATCATCATAGGATAGTTTCCCAAATTAAAGATCTTGGAAAAAAAGCAGGAATAGTTATAAATCCGTCCACTCCTGTTTTTCTACTAGAGGAGATTCTTCCTTTTGTTGACTTTGTCCTTGTTATGTCTGTTAATCCTGGCTTTGGAGGACAGAAGTTCATAGAGTCCTCAGTAGAAAAGATAAAGAAATTGAAAAGAATAATCGAAGAAAAAGACTTAAAAGTAAAAATAGAAGTTGACGGTGGAATAAAGGTAGACAATGTCCAAGAGGTTCTTTCTGCTGGCGCTGATATAATTGTTGCGGGTTCTGCCGTATTTAAAGGAGATATAAAGGAAAATGTAAAAATGTTTAAAGAAAAATTTAGTAAATGGGAGGAATAATGAAGCAGGTTAAGCTAATTACTGGAAACTCAAACGTTAAGCTAGCAAAAGCTGTTTCTGGAAATCTTGGCATACCACTAGCAGACGTTACAGTTTCAAAGTTTAGCGATGGAGAGACTCAAGTAGTAATAAATGAGAGTGTAAGGGACTGTGATGTTTACATTATTCAGTCGTTGTGCCGCCCTGCTAACGACAACATTATGGAACTTCTTTTAATTGCAGATGCACTTAAGAGAGCGTCTGCTGGAAAAATAACTGCCGTAATTCCATACTACGCATACGGAAGACAGGATAGAAAAGTAAATCCAAGAGATCCAATCAGTGCAAAGCTTCTTGCAGACTTAATTACTGTTTCTGGTGTTAATCACGTGGTTGTAATAGACCTTCACGCAAAGCAAGTGGAAGGGTTCTTTGATATTCCTGTTGACCACCTACAAGCCCGTCCTGTTTTGACTGAGTATTTCCTGTCAAGCGGTCTTGGTGGAGAAGACACCGTCGTAGTTTCTCCAGACATCGGGGGAGTAGCAAGGGCAAGAAACTTTGCAAAAGTTTTGGGTTCTCCAATTGCAATAATTGATAAAAGACGTCCAAGACCTAACGTTTCTGAAGTAATGAATATAATAGGTGAAGTTGAAGGAAAGAAAGCAATAATCATTGATGACATTATCGATACTGGAGGAACTATCGTAAATGCTGCAAGGGCAATAAAGGAGAGGGGAGCAAAAGAAGTTTTCGCTGCTTGTACCCATCCAGTCTTTTCTGGTCCTGCAATCGAGAGACTGGAAAATGCAGTAAAAGAAGGAATCATTAAAGAAGTTATTGTTACAGATACCATTCCTCTACAGAAAGAGTTTGAAGGAGTTAAAGTTCTAACCGTAGCTAACCTTATTGCAGAAGCTATAAGAAGAATACACTTTGGAGAATCATTAACAAGAATGTTCAGTTTCTAATTCTAAAAATGAAGGGGAGCTTTTCCTCCCCTTTTTTCTCTAAAACGACTTTTAATAAAGAATTTTGAGGAAAAAACGAGATATTCATTCTTTCAAACTTTGAGGAAATAGGAACATCCACGCTTATGTTCGATGTAGAGTTTATTCGGGACTCACTTCTCACTAAGAAAGAAAGATTCTTATCTTTGTTCCTGTAAAACCAATACTTTACTTTACAAATCCCTTTAAAGTAATAACAGGAATGGGTGTAAATTTCTACAAAATCGGTATTCAAGTTTTCATCTCTTTGGATAGAAATTTTTCCATACCTTCTATCTATT
This region includes:
- a CDS encoding ribose-phosphate pyrophosphokinase, with amino-acid sequence MKQVKLITGNSNVKLAKAVSGNLGIPLADVTVSKFSDGETQVVINESVRDCDVYIIQSLCRPANDNIMELLLIADALKRASAGKITAVIPYYAYGRQDRKVNPRDPISAKLLADLITVSGVNHVVVIDLHAKQVEGFFDIPVDHLQARPVLTEYFLSSGLGGEDTVVVSPDIGGVARARNFAKVLGSPIAIIDKRRPRPNVSEVMNIIGEVEGKKAIIIDDIIDTGGTIVNAARAIKERGAKEVFAACTHPVFSGPAIERLENAVKEGIIKEVIVTDTIPLQKEFEGVKVLTVANLIAEAIRRIHFGESLTRMFSF
- a CDS encoding prepilin-type N-terminal cleavage/methylation domain-containing protein; this translates as MKFGKGFTLLEILMAIALASVVVTVSYSIFNSLERSGKLVSESSEVQSTVIPIFYLFLKDFESIDRRYGKISIQRDENLNTDFVEIYTHSCYYFKGICKVKYWFYRNKDKNLSFLVRSESRINSTSNISVDVPISSKFERMNISFFPQNSLLKVVLEKKGEEKLPFIFRIRN
- a CDS encoding gamma carbonic anhydrase family protein, with the protein product MIKPFKNLKPKIGERVFIAEDAVVIGDVEIGDDSSIWFKAILRGDVNYIRVGKCTSIQDGTVVHVTNKIHPTVIGDYVTVGHAVKLHGCTIKDNCLIGIGAIILDGSLINENSIVAAGSLVPPGKEFPPGSLIMGFPAKVVRKLTDEEIVNLREHAERYVKYKNEYLQHFK
- the rpe gene encoding ribulose-phosphate 3-epimerase; this translates as MPLLAPSILSANFANLEKDIEEAKAAGADLLHVDVMDGRFVPNITIGPCVVESIRKITDLPLDVHLMIVEPEKYITDFAKAGADWISFHFEAAVHHHRIVSQIKDLGKKAGIVINPSTPVFLLEEILPFVDFVLVMSVNPGFGGQKFIESSVEKIKKLKRIIEEKDLKVKIEVDGGIKVDNVQEVLSAGADIIVAGSAVFKGDIKENVKMFKEKFSKWEE